A window of Mytilus edulis chromosome 10, xbMytEdul2.2, whole genome shotgun sequence contains these coding sequences:
- the LOC139492585 gene encoding uncharacterized protein produces MASVNSEWPRGTYGFVQVKKDNSEICPRGVSREGYVQWATEKSNSKNKFSDQNHFLGSESRLLLKFCGRYDVSPTRYELEWPRGNYCLFKQGECPSGFGEGSVTWALDSTRESFTGSYYPDGIYSSPDVTMFFCCRNDSDVNQSIFLPKDRPFHLLRNDGSTECQQVSGMTSQKEYITWDTNNLVKPYTSSNQYLKGAHPKVDQTDDRDITMHFCYYSV; encoded by the exons atggcgtcc GTAAACTCAGAATGGCCGAGAGGAACGTATGGTTTTGTACAGGTTAAAAAAGACAATTCCGAGATCTGTCCTAGAGGAGTCAGCAGAGAAGGATATGTGCAATGGGCTACTGAAAAAAGTAACTCAAAAAACAAGTTTTCGGATCAGAACCATTTTTtag GTTCTGAAAGCCGTCTGCTGCTAAAATTCTGTGGTAGATACGATGTTTCACCTACAAGGTATGAGCTAGAGTGGCCACGTGGTAACTATTGTCTATTCAAACAAGGAGAATGTCCATCAG GGTTTGGTGAAGGGTCTGTGACTTGGGCTCTAGACTCCACTCGTGAGTCATTCACCGGTTCCTACTACCCTGATGGGATATATTCCTCTCCAGATGTAACAATGTTCTTCTGCTGCAG aaATGACAGTGACGTAAACCAGTCAATTTTCCTTCCAAAAGACAGACCTTTTCATTTACTACGTAACGACGGCTCCACGGAATGCCAACAAGTGTCCGGTATGACGTCACAAAAAGAGTACATAACATGGGACACAAATAATTTGGTGAAACCGTATACAAGTAGTAACCAGTATTTGAAAGGTGCACACCCTAAAGTAGATCAGACCGATGACAGGGATATTACTATGCACTTTTGTTATTATTCTGTGTAA